A portion of the Pogoniulus pusillus isolate bPogPus1 chromosome 6, bPogPus1.pri, whole genome shotgun sequence genome contains these proteins:
- the LOC135175757 gene encoding A-kinase anchor protein 1, mitochondrial-like, producing INFFSLPFPFHLVLLSLSLSSILTLCGQAVAPPRPPLPKEESFAWRPRTDTKVTNLLPVPIMDCVYLSTPKPYVQRASPNASARCYFSSPTPFGAISSGKQGLSAGHSPSSGPKDEVHAGQPLSESHSSLDTSSIQCNPARADPSSKTGMNSSHETKADKKVTKLYVACLSNNTCSAASENSTGTTHDPAASTSLGAELTQAPATNVVSSVTDTGKSLPAPPPPVPPRPYFYIVLSKDAVSYGAGQPSWTQSSPPQAVRDRVLEPQSTAATEDRMKKEPYLTQQRQPPYKAMGRSMVQVFSITLFSFSRVNGSLMHYNVFLMLYFLLPNS from the coding sequence attaattttttttcccttccttttccctttcatttggTGCtactttctctctccctctcttccatCTTGACTCTGTGTGGGCAGGCTGTTGCTCCTCCCCGTCCTCCTCTTCCCAAAGAGGAAAGCTTTGCATGGCGTCCTCGCACTGACACTAAAGTGACCAACCTGTTGCCGGTGCCCATCATGGACTGTGTGTACCTGAGTACACCCAAGCCTTATGTGCAGCGTGCATCACCAAATGCCAGTGCACGGTGTTACTTCTCATCACCTACCCCCTTTGGGGCCATCTCCAGTGGGAAGCAAGGCTTGTCAGCAGGGCATTCTCCCTCTTCAGGCCCCAAAGATGAGGTGCATGCTGGGCAGCCACTCTCAGAAAGTCATTCTTCGTTGGATACATCATCCATACAATGCaaccctgccagggcagatccCAGTAGTAAGACTGGAATGAATTCCAGTCATGAGACGAAGGCAGATAAAAAGGTCACCAAACTATATGTAGCTTGTTTATCTAACAACACTTGCTCAGCCGCATCTGAAAATTCCACTGGCACCACACACGATCCAGCAGCCAGTACCAGTTTGGGTGCTGAGCTCACTCAGGCACCAGCCACCAACGTTGTTTCCTCTGTAACAGATACTGGAAAGtctcttcctgctcctcctcctcctgttcctccCAGGCCGTATTTTTACATTGTCCTCAGTAAAGACGCAGTTAGTTATGGTGCGGGCCAGCCCTCCTGGACTCAGTCGTCACCTCCGCAGGCTGTGAGGGACAGAGTGCTAGAgccccagagcacagctgccACAGAGGACAGGATGAAAAAAGAGCCTTACCTTACTCAGCAGCGACAGCCACCCTACAAGGCAATGGGACGCAGCATGGTACAGGTTTTCTCCATAaccttgttttctttcagccGTGTGAACGGTTCTTTAATGCATTACAATGTTTTCTTAATGCTTTATTTCCTCCTACCTAATTCCTGA